Proteins encoded by one window of Collimonas fungivorans:
- a CDS encoding BMP family ABC transporter substrate-binding protein, with amino-acid sequence MPPIPRPSCADAGSAMPEQECRIRWWLLLLPLALLLASVSVISSAAELPKIIYVRPVPNNDDVLLQQGSSGVSNAAKLYRLQASTLESQPTRAGRQQQLDNAVQQGAAIVVVMGIEFKEILDKVARLAPQVRFLILEHCIDSAASNITCITFRESEASYLAGMQAALASGSGKIGLIGASNTALRQKNSIAFANGARAAKPAITVHEPLWVEGPQPFNDPSRAEALTKTMLGDGVDVIWAAAAGSNSGVFKALTPQSRAKAIGSGVNQCIQAPGRVLDNVEVHADTAIILAVGLLANGSTAPRFDFGLKEGAVALTALGLDAAYSECEILRQRPLLLKLRETGNAIASGKLKVD; translated from the coding sequence ATGCCGCCGATCCCCCGCCCGTCCTGCGCCGACGCAGGTTCCGCCATGCCTGAACAGGAATGCCGCATCCGCTGGTGGCTGCTATTGCTGCCGCTGGCGCTGCTGCTGGCCAGCGTGAGCGTCATCAGCAGCGCCGCCGAGCTGCCCAAGATCATTTACGTGCGGCCGGTGCCGAACAACGACGACGTACTGCTGCAGCAAGGCAGCAGCGGCGTCAGCAACGCCGCCAAGCTGTACCGGCTGCAAGCCAGCACTCTGGAAAGCCAGCCGACCCGCGCCGGCCGCCAGCAGCAGCTGGACAACGCGGTCCAGCAGGGGGCCGCGATCGTGGTGGTGATGGGCATCGAATTCAAGGAAATACTGGACAAGGTTGCGCGCCTGGCGCCGCAAGTCCGCTTCCTGATCCTGGAGCATTGCATCGACAGCGCCGCCAGCAATATCACTTGCATCACTTTCCGGGAAAGCGAAGCCAGCTACCTGGCCGGCATGCAGGCGGCGCTGGCCTCGGGCAGCGGCAAGATCGGACTGATCGGCGCCAGCAATACCGCCTTGCGCCAAAAGAACAGCATCGCCTTCGCCAACGGCGCACGCGCCGCCAAGCCGGCGATTACGGTGCATGAACCGCTGTGGGTGGAAGGCCCGCAGCCGTTCAACGACCCGTCGCGCGCCGAAGCGCTGACCAAAACCATGCTGGGCGACGGCGTCGACGTTATCTGGGCCGCTGCTGCCGGCAGCAACTCCGGCGTGTTCAAGGCGCTGACGCCGCAATCGCGCGCCAAGGCTATCGGCAGCGGCGTCAACCAGTGCATACAGGCGCCCGGGCGGGTGCTCGACAATGTCGAAGTCCATGCCGATACGGCGATTATCCTGGCAGTAGGCTTGCTGGCCAACGGTTCGACCGCGCCGCGCTTTGACTTCGGCCTGAAAGAAGGCGCGGTGGCGCTGACCGCGCTGGGCCTGGACGCCGCTTATTCCGAATGCGAAATCCTGCGCCAGCGGCCTTTGCTGTTGAAGCTGCGTGAGACCGGCAACGCTATCGCCAGCGGCAAGCTCAAAGTCGATTAA
- a CDS encoding LysR family transcriptional regulator, whose amino-acid sequence MDQLAAMRAFRRVVETGSFTAAAAELNQSHTIVSRQVRQLELELGAQLLNRTTRRFALTEAGQEYYERSRHIIDQLDDAAQAVSAHQARPSGVLRINAPMAFGTLELTQWLPQFILANPQLKVDLVCNDRLVDIIEEGFDVALRLTRALPDSTLVAKRLASCGILLAAAPDYLKRHGVPQQPADLAQHNCLTYTLAQKPNEFLFQAADGSEHAVTVRGNLQANTGIALRSAALAGLGIAATSSFIVHDDLRRGDLLHVLPEFTLKPRDLFAIYPQNRHLSPKVRAFVDFAADWYRSPRWE is encoded by the coding sequence ATGGATCAACTGGCAGCGATGCGCGCATTCCGGCGCGTAGTCGAGACCGGCAGCTTCACTGCTGCCGCGGCAGAACTCAACCAGTCGCACACCATCGTCTCGCGCCAGGTGCGCCAGCTGGAGCTGGAGCTGGGCGCGCAGCTGCTGAACCGCACCACGCGCCGCTTCGCCTTGACCGAAGCCGGTCAGGAATATTATGAGCGCAGCCGGCACATTATCGACCAGCTGGATGACGCCGCCCAGGCAGTGTCGGCGCATCAGGCGCGCCCTTCCGGCGTGTTGCGGATCAACGCGCCAATGGCGTTCGGCACCCTGGAACTGACGCAATGGCTGCCGCAGTTCATCCTCGCCAACCCGCAGCTCAAGGTCGACCTGGTCTGCAACGACCGCCTGGTCGACATCATTGAAGAAGGTTTCGACGTCGCGCTGCGCCTGACCCGCGCCCTGCCCGACTCAACCCTGGTCGCAAAGCGCCTGGCATCCTGCGGAATCCTGCTGGCGGCGGCGCCGGACTACCTGAAACGGCATGGCGTGCCGCAGCAGCCGGCCGACCTGGCGCAGCATAATTGCCTGACTTATACGCTGGCGCAAAAGCCGAATGAATTCCTGTTCCAGGCCGCCGACGGCAGCGAGCACGCCGTGACCGTGCGCGGCAACCTGCAGGCCAATACCGGCATCGCTTTGCGCTCGGCGGCCCTGGCCGGGCTAGGCATTGCCGCCACCAGCTCCTTCATCGTGCACGACGACTTGCGGCGCGGCGACCTGCTGCACGTCCTGCCCGAGTTCACGCTGAAACCGCGCGACCTGTTCGCGATCTATCCGCAAAACCGGCACCTGTCGCCCAAGGTCAGAGCGTTTGTCGATTTTGCGGCGGACTGGTATCGCAGCCCGCGCTGGGAATGA
- a CDS encoding DUF3096 domain-containing protein — MNIHLSLVPVVSLLAGVLILVMPKLLNYIVAFYLIAIGLIGLFGGGHFHLHL; from the coding sequence ATGAATATCCATCTGTCGCTAGTACCTGTAGTTTCCCTGCTCGCCGGCGTCCTGATCCTGGTCATGCCGAAACTCCTGAACTATATCGTTGCTTTCTACCTGATCGCCATCGGCCTGATAGGCTTGTTCGGTGGCGGCCATTTCCATCTGCATCTATAA
- a CDS encoding 2Fe-2S iron-sulfur cluster-binding protein, whose protein sequence is MIFQTEFTVRIEPKGWRFVASDAIPLLQAARNSAVSLPSSCRNGTCRTCMCRLLSGQIRYQIEWPGLSSDEKKDGYILPCIAYPQSDLVIEEPRATALPPPVLG, encoded by the coding sequence ATGATTTTCCAGACCGAATTCACTGTTCGCATTGAACCCAAAGGGTGGAGGTTTGTGGCGTCCGATGCCATCCCCTTGCTGCAAGCCGCACGAAACTCGGCCGTCAGTTTACCGAGTTCATGCAGGAACGGCACATGCCGCACCTGCATGTGCCGTTTGCTGAGCGGACAAATACGTTATCAGATCGAATGGCCGGGCCTGAGCAGCGATGAAAAGAAGGACGGTTACATCCTGCCCTGCATCGCCTATCCGCAATCAGACCTGGTCATCGAAGAGCCCCGCGCCACTGCCCTGCCGCCGCCAGTTTTAGGCTAA
- a CDS encoding tautomerase family protein, whose amino-acid sequence MPILAVLLSTTPDTVVSAKVASTLSRLTAAILHKKPELTSIAISHVDPAHWFVGGPSLAAQRKTSFFLDIRITDETNTADEKAAYIDAVFKEIGALLGELHHESYVHVHDVRAAAYGFGGLTQQHRAVAARLA is encoded by the coding sequence ATGCCTATCCTTGCCGTACTGCTATCCACCACGCCCGACACCGTCGTTTCCGCCAAGGTAGCCAGCACCCTGTCGCGCCTGACCGCGGCGATCCTGCACAAGAAGCCGGAGCTGACTTCGATCGCGATTTCACACGTCGATCCGGCACACTGGTTTGTCGGCGGCCCGTCCCTGGCGGCGCAAAGAAAAACCAGCTTCTTCCTCGATATCCGCATCACCGACGAAACCAATACTGCCGACGAAAAGGCGGCGTATATCGACGCCGTCTTCAAGGAAATCGGCGCATTGCTGGGCGAACTGCATCACGAAAGTTATGTCCATGTCCACGATGTGCGCGCTGCGGCTTACGGCTTTGGCGGATTGACGCAGCAGCACCGGGCGGTGGCGGCGCGCTTAGCCTAA
- a CDS encoding cysteine hydrolase family protein, translated as MTASTAKPDGNPTIRTIVGAAASASLAPQSTALLVIDIQNEYFTGKLPIPDGLAVLRNANRLIALADKHGMPVFHIQQWGSAERPLFTQNTAMAEIHPEVRCAVHHSTIRKSFPSSFAGTDLQQQLQARGVKKLIISGLMTNNCVAASAFDGVAHGYQVIIASDASATRDIESWDGSVVSHKDLHKAVLTGLSDAVAEIRTTSEILELAI; from the coding sequence ATGACCGCCTCGACAGCCAAACCAGATGGCAACCCGACCATCCGCACCATCGTCGGCGCCGCTGCCAGCGCCAGCCTGGCGCCGCAATCGACCGCGTTGCTGGTGATCGATATCCAGAACGAATATTTCACGGGTAAGCTGCCGATCCCCGACGGCCTGGCGGTGCTGCGCAACGCCAATCGCTTGATTGCGCTGGCCGACAAGCATGGCATGCCGGTATTCCATATCCAGCAGTGGGGTTCCGCCGAGCGGCCGCTGTTTACGCAAAACACGGCGATGGCGGAAATCCATCCGGAGGTGCGGTGCGCTGTGCATCATTCCACCATTCGCAAGTCTTTCCCCAGTTCCTTTGCCGGCACGGACCTGCAGCAGCAATTGCAGGCGCGCGGCGTCAAGAAGCTGATCATCAGCGGCTTGATGACCAACAATTGCGTGGCGGCTTCCGCTTTCGATGGTGTCGCCCATGGCTATCAGGTCATTATCGCCAGCGACGCCAGCGCCACCCGCGATATCGAAAGCTGGGACGGCAGCGTGGTCAGTCACAAGGACCTGCACAAGGCGGTGCTGACCGGCTTGTCCGATGCAGTCGCGGAAATCCGCACTACCAGTGAAATCCTGGAACTGGCTATCTGA
- a CDS encoding type II toxin-antitoxin system Phd/YefM family antitoxin encodes MKFSTQVRPISYLKSHAAEIVKDITESREPMLITQNGEAKLVVMDVRSYEEHEETLSLLKILALGNREIEQGQLHAAADVFAELDKEDAQ; translated from the coding sequence ATGAAATTCTCGACTCAAGTCAGACCAATCAGTTATCTCAAGAGCCATGCGGCCGAGATCGTCAAGGACATCACTGAAAGCCGCGAGCCCATGCTGATCACCCAGAATGGCGAAGCCAAACTTGTCGTGATGGATGTGCGGTCATATGAAGAACACGAAGAAACCCTGTCCTTGCTGAAAATTCTGGCGCTAGGCAACCGCGAAATTGAACAGGGACAGCTCCATGCCGCGGCTGACGTATTTGCGGAACTGGACAAAGAAGACGCGCAATGA
- a CDS encoding type II toxin-antitoxin system RelE/ParE family toxin, whose translation MSFQVVFLNSAKLDLQELKAYITKNFGHETWQASYGKLKEAVLGLEDFPLKGKVPEEIQSLNLTQYRQVISGMNRIIYEIRQQTVFIHIVCDTRKDMRSLLTKRLLRI comes from the coding sequence ATGAGCTTTCAAGTCGTTTTCCTTAATTCGGCAAAGCTGGATTTACAGGAGCTGAAAGCCTACATCACAAAGAATTTTGGCCATGAAACGTGGCAAGCCAGTTACGGTAAACTAAAAGAAGCCGTGTTGGGCCTTGAAGATTTTCCCCTCAAGGGAAAAGTACCCGAAGAAATTCAAAGCCTGAATCTCACGCAATACCGGCAGGTCATCTCCGGCATGAACCGGATCATTTATGAAATCCGCCAGCAAACTGTCTTTATCCACATCGTTTGCGATACCCGCAAAGACATGAGATCGCTTTTGACCAAACGATTGCTGAGAATCTAG
- a CDS encoding Lrp/AsnC family transcriptional regulator encodes MEKLDRYDRILLRTLQANGRASNVELSEQVNLSPPQCYRRVQRLEKDGIIRGYAAQVEPAAIGLGVVAFVNLNIAREQFKQVRKLEKAIRLFPEILECYTISGDFDYLLKVAASDLKSLSAFLTDRLMQVPGVAGVRSMVCLEEIKPSSPLPLAD; translated from the coding sequence ATGGAAAAACTCGACCGCTATGACCGAATTTTGCTGCGAACCCTGCAGGCTAACGGCCGCGCTTCGAACGTGGAGCTGTCCGAACAAGTCAACCTGTCGCCGCCGCAGTGCTACCGGCGCGTGCAGCGGCTGGAGAAGGACGGCATCATCCGCGGTTATGCGGCGCAGGTGGAGCCGGCCGCCATCGGGCTCGGCGTGGTGGCCTTCGTCAACCTGAACATCGCGCGCGAGCAGTTCAAGCAGGTGCGCAAGCTGGAAAAGGCGATCCGGCTGTTCCCGGAAATCCTGGAGTGCTACACGATCTCGGGCGATTTCGATTATTTGCTGAAGGTGGCGGCGAGCGACCTGAAGTCGCTGTCGGCGTTCCTGACCGATCGCCTGATGCAGGTGCCGGGGGTGGCTGGCGTGCGATCGATGGTGTGCCTGGAGGAGATCAAGCCGTCCAGTCCCTTGCCGTTGGCAGATTAA
- a CDS encoding dimethylarginine dimethylaminohydrolase family protein, protein MTNHLLDHTADDTFLMCAPDHFEVSYVINPWMAGNIAHGNRSLAMQQWLALVEAIGQVAKIKMMPAMPGVPDLVFTANAGVVLGNKVVLSRFRHVERQAEEVYFEAAFTAHGFEVLTLPPELPFEGAGDALMDRSENLLWFGHGHRSDIACAARLSEMLEIEVQPLKLVDARFYHLDTCFCPLAGGYVMYFPEAFDAVSQAYIAARVPADKRIIVGSEDALHFACNTVNSGSHIFLNQASEALVAQLQAHGFTVHQTALTEFLKAGGAAKCLTLKLNEPQQTVAPQASQQAA, encoded by the coding sequence ATGACCAACCACCTGCTGGACCATACCGCGGACGACACATTCCTCATGTGTGCTCCGGACCACTTTGAAGTGTCTTACGTCATTAATCCGTGGATGGCTGGCAATATCGCGCATGGCAACCGGAGTCTCGCCATGCAGCAATGGCTGGCGCTGGTGGAAGCCATCGGACAGGTAGCCAAGATCAAGATGATGCCGGCCATGCCAGGCGTGCCTGACCTCGTGTTTACCGCCAATGCCGGCGTGGTGCTGGGCAACAAGGTGGTGCTGTCGCGTTTCCGCCATGTCGAGCGGCAAGCGGAAGAGGTCTATTTCGAAGCAGCGTTTACCGCCCATGGTTTCGAAGTCCTGACCTTGCCGCCGGAACTGCCTTTCGAAGGCGCCGGCGACGCCCTGATGGACCGCAGCGAAAACCTGCTGTGGTTCGGCCATGGCCATCGCTCCGATATCGCCTGCGCCGCCAGGTTGTCGGAAATGCTGGAGATTGAAGTGCAGCCGCTGAAACTGGTCGATGCCCGCTTCTATCACCTGGATACCTGCTTCTGCCCGCTGGCCGGCGGTTATGTCATGTATTTCCCGGAAGCCTTCGACGCTGTCTCGCAAGCATATATTGCGGCGCGCGTGCCGGCCGACAAGCGGATCATCGTCGGCAGCGAAGACGCCTTGCATTTTGCTTGCAACACTGTCAACTCCGGCAGCCATATTTTCCTCAACCAGGCGTCCGAAGCCTTGGTCGCACAGCTGCAAGCCCACGGTTTCACCGTGCACCAGACCGCACTGACCGAGTTCCTGAAAGCAGGCGGCGCAGCGAAATGCCTCACCCTGAAGCTCAACGAACCGCAGCAAACGGTCGCCCCCCAGGCCAGCCAGCAAGCCGCCTGA